A region from the Achromobacter seleniivolatilans genome encodes:
- a CDS encoding amino acid ABC transporter permease — MTELFKDWAEYLPILLQGAKLTILVTLGSLALSTVLGLVWALMRVSGNKYLSSISGGVINLLRGIPIIVLLFYIYFVMPDMGVSLTAVQAAIIGLGVAYSAYQAENFRAGIQAIDRGQIEAAMAMGMSWSMTMRRVVLPQAVKIVLPPYGNIMIMMLKDSSQASTITVAELALQGKLIAVSTFKNATVFSLVALMYLVMCVPLIMLVRHLEKRSASK, encoded by the coding sequence ATGACGGAACTCTTCAAAGACTGGGCGGAGTACCTGCCGATACTGTTGCAGGGGGCCAAGTTGACGATCCTGGTGACCCTGGGATCGCTTGCGCTTTCGACAGTGTTGGGGCTGGTGTGGGCGCTCATGCGGGTGTCGGGCAACAAGTATTTGTCCAGTATCAGCGGTGGCGTGATCAACCTGCTGCGCGGCATCCCGATCATTGTGCTGCTGTTCTATATCTACTTTGTGATGCCTGATATGGGCGTGTCGCTGACCGCTGTGCAGGCGGCCATCATCGGTCTGGGCGTGGCGTATTCCGCGTATCAGGCTGAAAACTTCCGCGCGGGCATTCAGGCTATTGACCGGGGGCAGATCGAAGCCGCGATGGCCATGGGTATGAGCTGGAGCATGACGATGCGGCGCGTGGTGCTACCGCAAGCCGTGAAAATCGTGCTGCCGCCATACGGCAACATCATGATCATGATGCTTAAAGATTCGTCGCAGGCGTCCACCATTACCGTCGCGGAATTGGCGTTGCAGGGCAAGCTGATTGCCGTGTCCACGTTCAAGAACGCGACGGTGTTTTCGCTTGTGGCGCTGATGTATCTGGTGATGTGCGTGCCGCTGATTATGCTGGTGCGGCATCTGGAAAAAAGGAGCGCCTCCAAATGA
- a CDS encoding ABC transporter substrate-binding protein has protein sequence MKFKTLVVSVFAALSMAAGAHAQTVLKVGSTPTGSPFTFLDTKTNSIEGVMVDIVKAVGKEAGFEVQIEPMAFSALIGSLTSKRIDIVSAAMFITPQRQQVVSFSDPVYRYGEGLMVLKTDNKEYKAFADMKDMTVGVQVGTAFVEPIQKSGVFKEVKLYDNPPDMMRDANAGRIQGGFMDYPIAATILRQGNYPNLKMAQAYQPTVMGSLGLATRKDDTALLDRINKALVKLKADGTIAAILKKWGLEGV, from the coding sequence ATGAAATTCAAGACTCTGGTTGTCTCTGTATTTGCAGCATTGTCCATGGCCGCGGGCGCTCACGCCCAAACGGTGTTGAAAGTGGGGTCGACACCCACCGGCAGTCCGTTCACCTTTCTTGATACCAAGACCAACTCTATTGAAGGGGTGATGGTCGATATTGTGAAGGCAGTTGGCAAGGAAGCGGGGTTCGAGGTGCAGATCGAACCCATGGCATTTTCCGCGTTGATCGGATCGTTGACGTCCAAGCGCATCGACATCGTGTCGGCCGCCATGTTCATCACGCCGCAGCGCCAGCAGGTCGTGAGCTTTTCAGACCCGGTGTACCGCTACGGCGAAGGCTTGATGGTGCTGAAGACCGACAACAAGGAATACAAAGCCTTTGCGGACATGAAAGACATGACGGTCGGCGTGCAAGTCGGCACCGCATTCGTCGAACCGATCCAGAAAAGCGGCGTATTCAAGGAAGTGAAGCTTTACGACAACCCGCCTGACATGATGCGCGACGCCAATGCCGGCCGCATCCAGGGCGGTTTCATGGACTACCCGATTGCCGCCACCATTTTGCGTCAGGGCAACTACCCAAATCTGAAAATGGCGCAGGCCTACCAGCCGACTGTCATGGGCAGCCTGGGCCTGGCAACGCGCAAGGATGACACGGCGCTGCTTGATCGCATCAACAAGGCGCTGGTCAAGCTGAAGGCCGATGGCACCATCGCCGCCATCCTGAAGAAGTGGGGCCTGGAAGGCGTGTGA
- a CDS encoding helix-turn-helix domain-containing protein, whose amino-acid sequence MSLSALKRLDHAGLPTAPSQAGRPESAVDLWLGQQLRQLRKQQRRSLADVASACGMSLGLLSQIERGLSSASVKVLHLLAREFHVSVNSLLRNAELTQGEDDGRVARAGTHRYIDLREKGISKEMYTPPACRSMDLCRASIEPGGSTGNELFVTGQGEQIGLVLKGSLELWVGDRVMLLNEGDSFCYASSTPRRWRNPGSETTEVIWAISNITQAAGDDTQQAP is encoded by the coding sequence ATGAGCCTCTCTGCCCTTAAACGTCTTGATCACGCTGGACTGCCAACCGCGCCATCGCAGGCGGGGCGGCCGGAATCCGCTGTCGATTTGTGGTTGGGCCAGCAGTTGCGCCAATTGCGCAAACAGCAACGCCGCTCATTGGCTGACGTCGCCAGCGCTTGCGGCATGTCGCTAGGGTTGTTGAGCCAGATTGAGCGCGGGCTGAGTTCCGCTTCGGTGAAGGTCTTGCATCTGCTGGCTCGCGAGTTTCATGTGTCCGTGAATTCATTGCTGCGCAATGCCGAACTCACGCAGGGCGAAGATGATGGCCGCGTCGCGCGCGCCGGCACACATCGATATATCGATCTGCGGGAAAAGGGCATCAGCAAAGAGATGTACACGCCGCCCGCGTGCCGCAGCATGGATTTGTGCCGGGCGTCCATTGAACCCGGCGGCTCCACCGGCAATGAATTGTTCGTCACGGGGCAGGGCGAGCAGATTGGTCTGGTGCTTAAGGGTTCGCTGGAACTATGGGTGGGCGACCGCGTCATGTTGCTCAACGAAGGCGATAGTTTCTGCTATGCCAGCAGCACGCCGCGCCGATGGCGCAATCCCGGGTCCGAGACGACTGAGGTCATCTGGGCTATCTCCAATATCACTCAAGCCGCGGGGGACGATACGCAACAGGCGCCATAA
- the trmD gene encoding tRNA (guanosine(37)-N1)-methyltransferase TrmD, whose product MRFDVITLFPEMFGVVRDLGVTGRAHAQGRWSLHAWNPRDFTQDVHRTVDDRPYGGGPGMVMMAAPLEAAVNAAQEARAAQGLARAPVALLAPVGKRYDQADAESLAASEGIILICGRYEGVDQRFIERCVTHEISLGDFVLSGGEIAALAVIDAAVRLVPGVLNDGDSALQDSFNDTLSGLLDSPHYTRPEVYQGEPVPAPLLSGHHANIARWRRERSLALTAARRPELIESARAKGWLNKIDERYLAELAGTYDPASEPPKRRRRPSAKPAADALASTPPSPVPPKTPDAS is encoded by the coding sequence ATGCGATTCGACGTCATTACGCTCTTTCCCGAAATGTTCGGGGTAGTGCGCGATCTGGGTGTTACCGGCCGGGCGCATGCGCAAGGCCGGTGGTCCTTGCACGCTTGGAATCCCCGTGATTTCACGCAGGACGTCCATCGCACGGTGGACGACCGTCCTTACGGCGGCGGCCCCGGAATGGTGATGATGGCGGCGCCTTTGGAAGCCGCTGTCAACGCCGCCCAGGAAGCGCGTGCCGCGCAAGGTCTGGCCCGCGCCCCTGTGGCGCTGCTGGCGCCTGTAGGCAAGCGCTACGATCAGGCCGACGCTGAATCGCTGGCTGCCAGTGAAGGCATCATCCTGATTTGCGGCCGGTACGAGGGCGTGGACCAGCGCTTCATTGAACGCTGCGTCACGCACGAGATTTCACTGGGCGACTTTGTGTTGTCTGGCGGAGAAATTGCAGCCCTGGCGGTCATCGACGCAGCAGTCCGGCTGGTGCCGGGCGTGCTCAACGATGGCGACTCCGCATTGCAGGACTCGTTCAACGACACCTTGTCCGGTTTGCTGGATAGCCCGCATTACACGCGCCCCGAGGTCTATCAGGGTGAGCCTGTGCCCGCGCCCTTGTTGAGCGGCCACCATGCCAATATCGCTCGTTGGCGGCGTGAGCGTTCGCTTGCCCTGACGGCGGCCCGGCGTCCCGAGCTGATCGAATCAGCACGGGCCAAGGGATGGCTCAACAAAATCGACGAGCGCTACCTGGCCGAGCTGGCCGGTACCTACGATCCCGCCTCAGAGCCGCCTAAGCGCAGGCGCCGGCCTTCGGCCAAACCCGCTGCCGACGCCTTGGCAAGCACGCCGCCGTCACCGGTTCCGCCCAAGACGCCAGACGCCTCTTAA
- the rimM gene encoding ribosome maturation factor RimM (Essential for efficient processing of 16S rRNA), producing the protein MPDAANSNAAPTDLIELGRISAAYGVKGWVKVQPHSANAEVLLSASQWWLTRPVPELARGAVASAPVAIKVLQVRTQGATVVAQLAGIADRDQAEALRGYSVQAPRGSFPAPEEDEYYWVDLIGCALYTNANGEATLIGVVGEVLDNGAHAVLKVLCQKAGAEGLEPVLDAKGRPAEMLVPFVRAHIHAVDLAARRIDSDWPADL; encoded by the coding sequence ATGCCTGATGCCGCAAACTCCAACGCGGCGCCTACGGATTTGATCGAGCTGGGCCGCATCAGTGCGGCCTACGGTGTGAAAGGCTGGGTTAAGGTGCAGCCACATTCGGCCAATGCCGAAGTACTGCTCTCAGCATCTCAATGGTGGTTGACTCGCCCTGTGCCTGAATTGGCGCGGGGCGCTGTCGCGTCTGCGCCTGTCGCAATCAAGGTTTTGCAAGTCCGTACGCAGGGCGCCACAGTGGTGGCCCAGTTGGCGGGTATTGCAGATCGCGATCAGGCCGAAGCCTTGCGCGGATATTCCGTCCAAGCGCCGCGCGGTTCTTTTCCCGCGCCCGAGGAAGACGAATACTACTGGGTCGACCTCATCGGCTGCGCGTTGTACACCAACGCCAACGGTGAAGCCACGCTGATAGGCGTGGTGGGTGAAGTCCTTGATAACGGCGCACATGCCGTCTTGAAGGTCTTGTGCCAGAAAGCTGGAGCCGAAGGGCTCGAGCCTGTCCTGGACGCCAAAGGCCGACCTGCCGAAATGCTTGTTCCGTTCGTACGCGCGCACATACACGCCGTCGATTTGGCCGCTCGCCGCATAGACAGCGACTGGCCCGCGGATCTTTGA
- the rpsP gene encoding 30S ribosomal protein S16 — MVVIRLARGGSKKRPFYNLVATDSRNRRDGRFIERVGFYNPVASEGTENLRIALDRVQYWTGTGAQLSPAVERLVKDYSAKVSAAA, encoded by the coding sequence ATGGTGGTGATTCGCCTGGCCCGCGGTGGGTCCAAGAAGCGTCCGTTTTACAACCTGGTGGCCACCGATTCGCGTAACCGTCGCGACGGCCGCTTCATCGAGCGCGTGGGTTTCTACAACCCCGTAGCTAGCGAAGGCACGGAAAACCTGCGCATTGCGCTGGATCGCGTGCAATACTGGACCGGCACTGGCGCGCAATTGTCGCCCGCTGTCGAGCGTCTGGTTAAAGACTACTCGGCCAAGGTTTCCGCCGCAGCTTAA